The Nodosilinea sp. PGN35 DNA segment TGCACCCTACGGTTGATCGGGGTCTTGGTTTTTGAGCATATTGCCCAGGTAGAGGTGGACGAAAGCCTCTGCAGCCTTGCCGTTTAAGCCTTTTAGCGCTTCCACAATGTCCGCTACCGTTTCAGCGGTGGGATCGCGTTCTTCGTGGAACCACTTGTAGATGGCCGATCGCTGCAAGCCCATCTTCACAGCGAGGCTGTTTTGGCTAATGCCGTACTGCGTGAGGACTTCCCGTAGCGCTTTGCCTGCTCTTCCCATGCCTCCATCGTCCCAAAGGAGCATGGGATCGTAAATGTAATCGCAAGAGATGACATTCCTGGTGAGGTGCTGTATGATGCGCATGTCATCTTAGGCGATTACATAGGATTTCCTATGCCCCAAGCCTTTCTTCCCTCACCCCTGGCTGACCCCGCCTTGCAAGTCACCATCGAGCCTGCCGCCGAGCCGGGGCGGCAGGTGATTCGCATCTTGGTCATTGGCCCCGCCCACGGCGTCGAGCGCATCGTCCACGAGCTGTACCGCCTTGGCTTTGCCGAAGTCCACGAATGGAGCAAACCCCAGCCCACCGGGCGGGTTCACGAAGTTATGCGCGTGCTAACCCGTTATGTCATGGTGGCGTAGGGTGTATAACGCTAAGGCGCGGCTCCGCCTACGCGGCCAACCATCTCGGCGATCGCCCTCATCTCCTGCTGGGCCGCAATGCACCGCTAATGGGTTATGCCAAAGAAAGCATCCTTGGTGCGGTGGGATGGTGCATTGCTGCGCTGCGCTGCGCGAATGCACCCTACGCAAGCTGGGCGTGGGTGTAGCCAAGCCCCAGCGGTGTGTCCTACCGGGAATGGCCCTCGGAACTAGGGGAAGCTTGCTGTCGAGTGGCGCGAATCAGGAACCGGAGCGCCTCATTCACCGCCTCCGCATTGGGAAACATCTCGGCTACATCTGCATCCAGCCGCACCGTGACCCCACCAAAGCTGGTGCGTTTGGGGCCAAGCCGCCGCACCTGTAGCGTGGACAAGTCATACTCTGGCCGCAAATCATCTTCCATAGCTGCATCATTCATTTTCGTAGGCCTCCCGCTCTGAGCGTGTAAGTTCTCGGGCGCTAATCAGGCGAATGGCATCCCCCCGTTCGGTGTAGGACACAATCAACAGCCGCCCCTGGCTGGAGGTGCCGATGATCAAGTATCGCGCTTCATCTTCAGAATGGTCAGGGTCATAGAAATCAACGTAGAACGGGTCGTTAAAGGCCGTTTGGGCTTCGTCAAAGGTGATGCCGTGCTTGGCGCGATTGCGGTCTGCCTTGGTGTTGTCCCATTCAAAACGCATTCTAGTAGACCCAAACCAGGCGGAGTTGTGTCCCAATGATTTAATCTTAAGCCTTTGCCAGTCACCATCGAGCCTGCCGCCGAGCCGGGGCGGGAGGTGATTCGCATTTTGGTCATTGGCCCCGCCCACGGCGTCGATGGTCGAAGACCGGCCCTCCAGGGCCAACGCATCGTCCACGAGCTGTACCGCCTTGGCTTCGCCGAAGTGCGGGAGTGGAGCAAGCCCCAGCCCACCGGGCGGGTTCACGAAGTTATGTGCGTGCTGACCCGCTATGTCATGGTGGAAACGTGATCTAAAGCCGCGCCAGGCCGCGTTTGAGGGCGATGGTGACCGCCTGGGTGCGATCGCCCGCCCCCAGCTTTTCCAAAATATTGCGGACGTGGAACTTCACCGTGCCCTCGGCCACGCAGAGCGCCTCGCTGATGTCGCGGTTGGTGTTGCCCTGTACCAGCAGTTGCAGCACCTCTAGCTCGCGTTCAGTGAGTTCGGTACTTTGAAAGCGCTCCGTGAGCTTTTGGGCCACCTCGGACATGATGTATTTCTGCCCCCGGTGCACCTGGCGAATGGCGGTAAACAGCTCCTCGCAGGGGGCATCTTTGAGCAAATAGCCCTTGGCTCCGGCCCGCAGGGCGCGGTAGATATCCTCATCGCCATCGTAGGTGGTGAGAATGATGATGCGGGCCTCGGGCCACTCGCCGCAGATGGCGGCCACAGCGTCGGCCCCCTCCAGGCAAGGCATACGCAAATCCATCAAAATCACGTCGGGCCGGTGGGTGCGGGCCTGGGCTACGGCATCCGCGCCATCGGCGGCCATGGCCACTACCCGCAGGTCGCTCTGGCGCTCCAGCAGGGCCGACAGCCCCTCTCGCAGGGCCGGATGGTCATCGGCAATCATCACGCGAATTACCGTGGAGGTGGGCTGGACAGTGGACATCGGTTTAGACAACATCACCATGGGTTTGGCTCCGGTTGATCGGCAGCATCACACAGATTTGGGTGCCCTGGTTGTGGTCACTGCAAATGGTCAAATTTGCCCCAATCCGCTCGGCCCGCTGCTCCATGCTGATCAGGCCAAACCCGCGTAGAGCCGTGGAGTGAGTCAGAATAAACCCCACTCCGTCATCCCCTACCATCAGCCGCAGGGCGTCGGGCTGGTAGGTGAGCTGCACCGAAAGGGTGCGGGCCTGGGCGTGCTTACAGCTGTTGGTGATCGCCTCCTGGGCAATGCGAAACAGCTCTAGCTCCGTGGCCTCCAGCAGGGCGATGGGCTGCCCCTCCAGGTGAAATTCGCTGGTGAGGGAGGTGCCCTCGGTCATCTGCTGGAGCGCGTCGGCCAGGGCCATGGAGAGCGATCGCCCCATCAGCCCCGGAGGCCGCAGCGCCTGCACCGAGTGACGCGCGTTGGCCAGCCCCTCCCGGGCCAGATCGCAGGCGCGATCGATATTAGCCTGCACCGCCAGGGTAGAGGTGCCGATGGGGTCGCTCAGCATCAGCGATGCCCCCTGCAACCGCATGAGAATGCTGCTAAAGGTTTGGGCCAGGGTATCGTGGATGTCGCGGGCCATGCGGTTGCGCTCTTCGGCGATGGCGGCGGTCTGGGCCATCTCCGCCAGGCGAGTGAGTTCCAGGGCCAGCACTGCCTGGTTGGCCAGGGCAAAGGCCAGCTCGGCTTCTTCGGGCTTAAACACCCGGCGGTGCCGAAACCGCATCACCAAAATGCCGCGCAGATCGTCGCCTAAAAACAGCGGAATCTTGAGTGCCGCCTGAATGCCCCGCTGCCGAAAGTAGTCGCGGAAGTGCTCGTAGACGGGCTGGGTGGCAAAGTCTTCGGGGTAGTCGCTGACAATCTCCCGCTTCCGCAGCCGGTTCAACACATGCTCGTTTTGAATTTTGCGGGCCACCCCCAGGGTGGCACCGGGGTGGCTGATCGCCTCTTCGCGCCTGATTTCGCCGTCTTCGTAGGAGACAAACAGGCGAAACAGGCCGTTTTCGTACTGCCAGATGCCCGCCTCGGTGGCCATGAAGCGCTCGGTACACACCGTCAGCAAATGACCTAAAAATTTTTCCAGGTCAGGTTCATCGGCCAGCTTGCTCAGGGACGCCTGCAACACCTGGTTGGCCTGGGCCAGATCCAGGGTCGGTTCTTGGGGGTGAGCCTTAGAGTCACCGAAGTTAAAGGGGTTTTGCAAGGCTCGTATTGCTCTTAGAAGGCTGGCGCTCAGCATAGAAGTTTAAGCGGTTTCAAAGGCTGGGTTGGGTGATTTGGCAAACGTTTTAAGGGGGCTAACCCACCCCTACCCCTCCAGGGAGGGGATTTGCAGGCCGATCGCTCACGTCATCTGCCTCCGAATTAGCTGACTAAACAGTCCCGGCTGGCCCGCCAACTCCTCGAAGCGACCCTGCTGCACCACCCGCCCCGCCTCCAGCACGTAAATGCGATCGGCGTGGCGAATGGTACTGAGGCGGTGGGCGATCACCACCCGCGTCACCTTCAGGCGGTTCAGGCTCTCGGTGACGATCGCCTGGGTCCGGTTATCCAACGCGCTGGTCGCCTCATCCATCAGCATAATTTTGGGCTTTACCGCCAGGGCGCGGGCGATCAGCAGCCGCTGGCGCTGGCCCCCCGACAGGTTGCTCCCCCCTTCGCTCACCACCGTGTGCATCTGCATGGGCATGGCGCGCAGGTCGGCGGCAAGCCCCGCCTTCTCGGCCGCATCCCAGGCGTCATCGAGGCTGATCAGCGCCCCCCCGGCCAGGTTCTCAAAAATTGATCCGGCGCTGAGGCGGCTGGTTTGCAGCACCACGCCGCACTGCCGCCGCACCGCCACCACGTCCAGCCCAGAGAGCGCCTGTCCGTCGTAGTACACGGCCCCCGCCTGGGGCTGGTCGAACCCCAGCAGCAGGCGCATGGCGGTGGATTTGCCCGAGCCCGACGGCCCCACCAGGGCGATGAACTCCCCCGGCCGGGCGGCAAAGCTGACGTCATCGAGAATTACCGGCCCTTCGTCGCGGTAGCGGAAGGTGACGCGATCCACCGACAGCGCCCCTGAGAGCTGGCCGGGGTCGGCTTTGCTCAGGTTCACCTCCGGCTCGGCGTGGAGAATGGGGCTGGCCCGCTGCCACAGGGGCACCACATCCAGCAGATCCACCAGGGTGTCGCTGAGGCTGGTCGCTCCAGCAATAAAGGTGCCAAAGGCCACCGAAAAGGCCAGAAACCTGCCCACCGACAGGTCGGTGTCGCCGTTCAGCATGAGGCTGGCCAGCCAAAACAGCGCCCCGGTGGTCACAACTGGCAGCACCGTGTTGAACACCGCCACGCCGTCTTCGAGCTGCTGGGTGCTGAGGGTGAGGCGCAGCTGCTGGCCGTAGCGCTGACCCCAGGCGGCAAAGGCCCGCTCCTCGGCCCCGGCCATGCGCAGCTTGGCGATGCCGTTGATCAGCTGCACCACCAGGCCGTAGAGCTGGCCCTGACGTTCCAGCAGAGGGCGATAGCGGCGCACCAGCACCAGGCCAGAGCCCACCGTCACCGCCAGGACCAGCAGCCCCACCAGGACGGCGACCCCCGCCAGCAGCGGGCTGTAGTAGATCAGCAGCCCCAAATTCAGCAGTGAGAAGACGCCGGCAAAAACGCCTTGCAAGGCCGAGCCGCTGAGCTGGCGGCGAATGGCGCTGATGCTCGACACCCGCGAGGCCAGATCCCCCGTGGGGTACTGGCGAAAGAAGCTGGTGTGTAGCGTCAGCAGCCGATCCCACACGGCGGCTTGCAGGTGGGCATCGGCCCCGGTTTCGACCCGCAGGGTGGCGATCGCCTGGGCCAGTTGAAAGCTCGCTGCCCCAAAGGCCGCCGCCAGCAGGCCCAGCCCAATTTGCCAGAGCAGGGCGCGATCGCCGTAGGGCACCACCGTATCCACCAGCACCGCCGTCGCCTGGGGCACCCCCATGCCAATCAGCGTAGCGGCCACCCCGGTGAGGCCAATCATCAGCCAGTCGCGCCCCTGGCCGCGAAAGGCAAACCGCAGCAGCGACAGGGCATTGAGGTCACCAGCGGGGAGGGGACGGTAGAAGACGAAGGCGACGGGGTCGAGGCGGGCGGCGAGGGCGGGGGTGAGGGGGAGGTGGTGGGGTGAGGGGGTGAGGGGGTGGTGGGGTGATGGGCTGGCCCCACGTGTCTGCCCTGCCTGCACCCAGAAATTTTGGATTTGCGATTTTGGATTTTGGTCGGGAGATGGCGCGTAGCGTGGGTCATGTTCATCGATCGCCTGGCGCGATCGCCCCAAGTCTCTGTGACCTACGGATTTATCGACATCCAACCCACCGGGCGCGTAAATTTCGTACCGGCAGGCAGAGGTGGGCAGCAGGGCGACGGGCGATCGCCCCTCCTTTGTATAGGCCACCAGCGGCCCACAGTCCTGCCGCCACCAGTCGCCGCGCAGCAGCACTCGCCGCAGGCGCAGTTGGGAAGCCCGGGCGATCGCCTCCAGGGGTTCTTTCATCCGGGCTGCATTCTCCGAGGCGGCGGCGGGCAGAATGGTCACCCCCAGGGCCTTGCCCACGGCCCCAGCCACCGCCAGCAGCGGGGATTCGCTGCTATCCCTGGGATCGCTGTCGAGCACCCCCGCCAGGCTGTGCACCACGTTCTCGGTCACCACCTGGTTGAGCTGCTGGCGCTGGTGAAACCGCTTCAGCCCCAGGCGCTGGTTGTGGGCGTCGATCTGCTCCAGGGTGCTAAAGCCGTAGCGGTGGAGCTGGGCCAGGCCGCGAATCAGCACCCTGCGGCTGGTGACCTCGGCGGTGGGGCGGGCGAAGAACTCGATGTGATCCTGGGCCTGCATATAGGTACCCCGGCCCAGGGGGAAGCAGCCCAGCTCCGGCATCAGCCGAAAGGCAGGGTTGCCCATCCAGGTGGCGGTGCCCTGCTGCATCCGAATCCACAGCACCTCGGTGTCGGGGCGGCAGATCTGCCCACGGGTCAGCGAAATGTAGTGGATCTCCGGCACCAGGCCGCTCTGGGCGGGTTTGGGAAAGCCCTCAATCGCTCCCCAGTGGTGAATCCAGGGGTCGATCAGCGCCCTCAGCAGGGGGGTGGGGCAACCGGTGTCGTCGGCTTCGCTCAGGGGCAGCGCGGTGACCTCGGCGGGTTCGATGGCGACGGCCAACAGCCCCAGCCCCGTCACCGGGCAGATGTCAGCGGCAAAGAGAGCCTCACCGGGGCCAGCGGTGAACAGATAATGGCGATCGCCCCTGGGCTGCCCCGCTGCAAAGGGTACCGCAAACACCGCCAACCTCCCCGCTTTCACCTGCCAGAGCTGACTGGGGTTCGTCAGCAGCAGCGGCTGGTTGGCGGTGATGGTGCGGGGGGCAAGGACGGTGGTGGGGAGCATGGGGGTGAGGGGGTGGTGGGGTGATGGGCAGGGCTGTTTCATTTATGGGCTTTGGCCCCCAACCCCCAACCTTGGGGGCTTCAGAACCCCCCAGAATTGGGGGGCAGGGGGGGGAAATCCCACCGTTGGATTTTCTCTCATGAACATGAATCGACCCCAGGGTGGTGGGGTGTAGGGTGCATTCGCGGCCAAATTGCCTGGGTTGCCCACCCGTCCACGCTGCGCCGCAATGCACCGCCTCGAAGGATTCTTCTGACGGTGCCGCCCACGCCGCACCGCGAAATTCCTTGGCCATCCCTATCGCAGTGTCGCCGCCCCAAAGGTGGCGTTAAATCGACGGCACCAGATCGCCGCCGATTGGTAATTCTCCACGTTGACATCGGCGGGAATCGCGTAGCGCTGGGCACCGCTAAAGGACTTTAGCTCCGCCAAAAACACATACTCCCCCTCCCGCAGCGGAAAAGCCGGGGGGTCTGTACCGCCAATCACATCGTCAGATTGGTGCAGCACCACCACTAAATCAGGCCCCATGGGAGAGGTTTGAAAGGAGGCATCCAGCTCCAAAACAAACTGGCCACCGTCGTTAATCAGTCGGGCCATTCCTGAGGTTTCATGCTCCCCAGAAACAAACTCCCCCGCCTTGATGACATCGGCTTTAGCTGTAGCTGAAACCGGTTCCGATGCAGTGGCCTTCGGCTCCGGCGCGATCGCCTCAGCTGCGGTCGTCTCAGGCAACGAGCTACCACTGAACGCCTCAGTTTGAGCAGGCGCACAGGCCACTATTAGAGCCATCGAAAAGCTCAGGACTAGAAACGGCTTTAAACCCATAATGTCCTCGGATGAATGGGACGTTGCAGCCACTATAAAAAGCCTTTCTGAGACCACCCTGAGAACTTTCAAAGACGGCGCTGAATGGATGCCGC contains these protein-coding regions:
- a CDS encoding helix-turn-helix transcriptional regulator; translation: MLLWDDGGMGRAGKALREVLTQYGISQNSLAVKMGLQRSAIYKWFHEERDPTAETVADIVEALKGLNGKAAEAFVHLYLGNMLKNQDPDQP
- a CDS encoding BrnT family toxin; the protein is MRFEWDNTKADRNRAKHGITFDEAQTAFNDPFYVDFYDPDHSEDEARYLIIGTSSQGRLLIVSYTERGDAIRLISARELTRSEREAYENE
- a CDS encoding response regulator transcription factor, producing the protein MVMLSKPMSTVQPTSTVIRVMIADDHPALREGLSALLERQSDLRVVAMAADGADAVAQARTHRPDVILMDLRMPCLEGADAVAAICGEWPEARIIILTTYDGDEDIYRALRAGAKGYLLKDAPCEELFTAIRQVHRGQKYIMSEVAQKLTERFQSTELTERELEVLQLLVQGNTNRDISEALCVAEGTVKFHVRNILEKLGAGDRTQAVTIALKRGLARL
- a CDS encoding GAF domain-containing sensor histidine kinase is translated as MQNPFNFGDSKAHPQEPTLDLAQANQVLQASLSKLADEPDLEKFLGHLLTVCTERFMATEAGIWQYENGLFRLFVSYEDGEIRREEAISHPGATLGVARKIQNEHVLNRLRKREIVSDYPEDFATQPVYEHFRDYFRQRGIQAALKIPLFLGDDLRGILVMRFRHRRVFKPEEAELAFALANQAVLALELTRLAEMAQTAAIAEERNRMARDIHDTLAQTFSSILMRLQGASLMLSDPIGTSTLAVQANIDRACDLAREGLANARHSVQALRPPGLMGRSLSMALADALQQMTEGTSLTSEFHLEGQPIALLEATELELFRIAQEAITNSCKHAQARTLSVQLTYQPDALRLMVGDDGVGFILTHSTALRGFGLISMEQRAERIGANLTICSDHNQGTQICVMLPINRSQTHGDVV
- a CDS encoding NHLP bacteriocin export ABC transporter permease/ATPase subunit: MLPTTVLAPRTITANQPLLLTNPSQLWQVKAGRLAVFAVPFAAGQPRGDRHYLFTAGPGEALFAADICPVTGLGLLAVAIEPAEVTALPLSEADDTGCPTPLLRALIDPWIHHWGAIEGFPKPAQSGLVPEIHYISLTRGQICRPDTEVLWIRMQQGTATWMGNPAFRLMPELGCFPLGRGTYMQAQDHIEFFARPTAEVTSRRVLIRGLAQLHRYGFSTLEQIDAHNQRLGLKRFHQRQQLNQVVTENVVHSLAGVLDSDPRDSSESPLLAVAGAVGKALGVTILPAAASENAARMKEPLEAIARASQLRLRRVLLRGDWWRQDCGPLVAYTKEGRSPVALLPTSACRYEIYAPGGLDVDKSVGHRDLGRSRQAIDEHDPRYAPSPDQNPKSQIQNFWVQAGQTRGASPSPHHPLTPSPHHLPLTPALAARLDPVAFVFYRPLPAGDLNALSLLRFAFRGQGRDWLMIGLTGVAATLIGMGVPQATAVLVDTVVPYGDRALLWQIGLGLLAAAFGAASFQLAQAIATLRVETGADAHLQAAVWDRLLTLHTSFFRQYPTGDLASRVSSISAIRRQLSGSALQGVFAGVFSLLNLGLLIYYSPLLAGVAVLVGLLVLAVTVGSGLVLVRRYRPLLERQGQLYGLVVQLINGIAKLRMAGAEERAFAAWGQRYGQQLRLTLSTQQLEDGVAVFNTVLPVVTTGALFWLASLMLNGDTDLSVGRFLAFSVAFGTFIAGATSLSDTLVDLLDVVPLWQRASPILHAEPEVNLSKADPGQLSGALSVDRVTFRYRDEGPVILDDVSFAARPGEFIALVGPSGSGKSTAMRLLLGFDQPQAGAVYYDGQALSGLDVVAVRRQCGVVLQTSRLSAGSIFENLAGGALISLDDAWDAAEKAGLAADLRAMPMQMHTVVSEGGSNLSGGQRQRLLIARALAVKPKIMLMDEATSALDNRTQAIVTESLNRLKVTRVVIAHRLSTIRHADRIYVLEAGRVVQQGRFEELAGQPGLFSQLIRRQMT
- a CDS encoding DM13 domain-containing protein → MPETTAAEAIAPEPKATASEPVSATAKADVIKAGEFVSGEHETSGMARLINDGGQFVLELDASFQTSPMGPDLVVVLHQSDDVIGGTDPPAFPLREGEYVFLAELKSFSGAQRYAIPADVNVENYQSAAIWCRRFNATFGAATLR